The following coding sequences are from one Arachis hypogaea cultivar Tifrunner chromosome 7, arahy.Tifrunner.gnm2.J5K5, whole genome shotgun sequence window:
- the LOC112702682 gene encoding transcription repressor OFP4-like, with product MGNNKFRFSDMIPNAWFYKLKDMSKSRKRNGSHHVLKNNTSSKVTSPTTSQRSHPRCSNYFPNEAFIRAGKLYNIPIHNNKEFFGGTIPCPLIDSSPRMSSSKRRSRRKTIYKPSPTVVSSSTFMANSNFDSAHNSIQSPNYDASSVESSSESDDDFHEYVYSESECDSFSVPDLLNGIDSNCTCRVSSSTNDIIIDMNSEHFKGNMSKKDGLEMISQSGLAPILTNSERFDDKVIESEAAESRRSSTELDDESLNVKSSIEESNGREFRRRKSGHVSRRLPTNSPSGIKLRVNSPKLASRKIQAYARKSVSSNGSKSSRNAGFPDGYAVVKSSFDPQSDFRESMLEMIVENNIRASKDLEDLLACYLSLNSSEFHDLIVKAFEQIWFDLAQLRM from the coding sequence ATGGGTAATAACAAGTTCAGATTCTCAGATATGATTCCAAATGCTTGGTTCTATAAGCTCAAAGATATGAGCAAATCAAGGAAGAGGAATGGATCTCATCATGTTTTGAAGAACAACACCAGTAGCAAGGTTACTTCACCAACAACATCACAAAGGTCACATCCAAGGTGTTCGAATTATTTCCCGAATGAAGCTTTTATAAGAGCTGGTAAGTTATACAACATCCCAATTCACAATAATAAAGAGTTTTTTGGTGGAACCATTCCATGTCCATTGATTGATTCTTCACCAAGAAtgtcatcatcaaagagaaggtCCAGGAGGAAAACCATTTACAAGCCTTCTCCAACTGTTGTTTCTTCTTCAACTTTCATGGCCAATTCTAATTTTGATTCGGCACACAACAGTATTCAGTCACCAAATTATGATGCTTCTTCCGTTGAAAGCTCTTCTGAATCTGATGATGATTTCCATGAATATGTCTACTCTGAGTCTGAATGTGATAGCTTTTCAGTTCCGGATTTGCTTAATGGTATAGACTCCAATTGCACCTGCAGGGTTAGTTCTTCAACAAATGACATCATAATTGACATGAACAGTGAACATTTCAAGGGGAATATGAGCAAGAAAGATGGGCTTGAGATGATTTCGCAATCAGGCCTTGCTCCTATATTGACAAACTCAGAGAGGTTTGATGACAAGGTCATTGAGTCCGAAGCTGCCGAGTCTAGGAGAAGTTCAACTGAATTGGATGATGAGTCTCTCAATGTCAAATCCAGCATAGAGGAAAGCAATGGCAGAGAATTTAGGCGGCGAAAGAGTGGTCATGTATCTCGCCGGCTGCCTACCAACTCTCCGTCCGGAATAAAGCTAAGAGTCAATTCTCCAAAACTAGCTAGCAGAAAGATTCAAGCCTATGCAAGAAAGAGTGTTTCTTCCAATGGAAGTAAGAGTTCAAGGAATGCAGGGTTTCCGGATGGATATGCTGTGGTTAAGTCCTCATTTGATCCGCAAAGTGACTTTAGGGAGTCAATGTTAGAGATGATTGTCGAGAACAATATCCGTGCGTCAAAGGATCTGGAGGACTTGCTTGCCTGCTACCTCTCCCTAAATTCAAGTGAATTCCATGATCTCATTGTTAAAGCATTTGAGCAGATATGGTTTGATTTGGCTCAACTTAGAATGTAA